From a single Ascaphus truei isolate aAscTru1 chromosome 2, aAscTru1.hap1, whole genome shotgun sequence genomic region:
- the TMEM200C gene encoding transmembrane protein 200C, with protein sequence MIATGGLLRISARKQDPLRPKSQAPKRKRRAKKRKNDVVVVKGKLKLCSVSGLIALCGILVLLVGISMAVIGYWPKSNSVYDRGLGTNQAKYSSGDTNVISANINRSRSHHSSRGSNQNAYKASDSNFTRTLQQKTSSGFLAGLFSGYLHSDNLKVFGPLIMGIGIFLFICANAVLHENRDKKTKIINLRDLYSTVIDVHGLKCKDGAPLNGFVNYVQSKGMDVKTGDTFGAGMLAKSSWHSALGGTITFSPPNLRETRTSSPKSNRHPMDSPSMTDAVYSIYREQSALPFERVAGRDGEKDPPSVSAEHGWGRSSACSIIGSSLSAFTLPIVKLDSCLLEKKDDHRSEKKGAKEVCRGEFELNSTNLSHSDLQWEIPKTRRNLILRRQSTSCLPDFRRPMSPGPLSDLGSQSLSSTDLDCSLLVKAFPSGNTKSVVLVDSLTTAPLIRRDSQSSESDQSSNKGYIHLEEAGTSFESIDTPANKTQDCEEPKDLDMRNPLEGTSKEQNVENLQKLYTNKEKLMMVSRSHATLDDNDLDNTSI encoded by the coding sequence ATGATCGCTACAGGCGGCCTCTTGAGGATCTCAGCTCGGAAACAAGACCCCCTTCGGCCCAAAAGCCAGGCTCCAAAACGCAAGAGAAGAGCAAAAAAACGCAAGAATGATGTAGTTGTAGTAAAAGGCAAACTGAAACTTTGCTCCGTCTCTGGATTAATAGCTCTCTGTGGAATTTTGGTTCTTTTAGTTGGCATTTCTATGGCAGTTATAGGTTACTGGCCAAAAAGTAACTCTGTTTACGATCGAGGTCTAGGGACAAATCAAGCCAAATATTCATCAGGTGATACAAATGTAATCAGTGCAAATATAAACCGATCTCGGAGCCATCACAGCAGTCGTGGATCCAATCAGAATGCCTATAAAGCAAGTGACAGCAACTTTACCAGAACCCTTCAGCAAAAAACATCCTCTGGTTTTCTTGCTGGTCTGTTTTCTGGATACTTGCACTCGGATAACCTTAAAGTTTTTGGTCCTCTAATAATGGGCATTGGAATATTTCTCTTCATTTGTGCAAATGCTGTTCTTCATGAAAACAGAGATAAGAAAACCAAGATCATCAACTTGAGGGACCTTTATTCTACAGTGATTGATGTCCATGGCCTGAAATGTAAAGACGGAGCCCCATTAAATGGGTTTGTGAACTATGTCCAGTCTAAAGGTATGGATGTGAAAACTGGAGATACATTTGGGGCTGGCATGTTGGCCAAGAGCTCCTGGCATTCTGCTCTTGGTGGCACAATTACTTTCTCCCCTCCAAATCTGAGAGAAACAAGAACATCTTCTCCAAAGTCAAATAGGCATCCAATGGATTCGCCAAGCATGACTGATGCGGTGTACAGTATTTACCGGGAACAGTCAGCCCTACCCTTTGAGAGAGTTGCAGGGAGAGACGGGGAAAAGGATCCCCCATCAGTGTCAGCAGAGCATGGATGGGGTAGGAGCAGTGCATGTTCCATTATTGGCTCTTCCCTCAGTGCATTCACACTGCCCATTGTCAAATTGGATAGCTGCCTTTTGGAGAAGAAGGATGACCACAGATCAGAGAAAAAAGGTGCCAAAGAAGTATGCAGGGGGGAGTTTGAGTTAAATTCGACCAATCTTAGCCATTCAGACTTACAGTGGGAAATTCCCAAGACCCGCAGAAACTTAATTCTAAGGCGCCAGAGCACAAGTTGCCTGCCTGAtttcaggagacctatgtcacctGGCCCACTGTCAGACTTAGGTAGCCAGTCTCTAAGTAGCACAGATCTAGACTGCAGCCTATTGGTGAAAGCTTTTCCATCTGGTAACACAAAATCTGTAGTTCTTGTGGATTCTCTCACAACAGCACCATTGATCAGAAGAGATTCGCAGAGCTCAGAGTCTGACCAATCAAGCAATAAGGGCTACATTCATCTTGAGGAGGCAGGAACCTCCTTTGAGTCTATTGACACCCCAGCCAATAAAACCCAAGACTGTGAAGAACCCAAGGATCTGGACATGCGGAATCCCTTGGAAGGTACCAGCAAAGAACAAAATGTAGAAAATCTTCAGAAGCTGTATACAAATAAAGAAAAACTAATGATGGTCTCCAGATCTCATGCCACTTTGGATGACAATGATTTAGACAACACAAGCATATAA